One part of the Sardina pilchardus chromosome 5, fSarPil1.1, whole genome shotgun sequence genome encodes these proteins:
- the LOC134080871 gene encoding interferon-induced very large GTPase 1-like has product MAATTVGIQHIMREVSQLYEAIQSSSKASGNIAYPKIAVNMLISGYPIELMDGDAAHVPSVWINAVLDKLIKTLGDKKVFVLSILGLQSSGKSTLLNTMFGLQFATSAGRCTRGAFMQLLEVDTNIRTKLGYDFVLIVDTEGLRSPELSTKITLNHDNELATFIIGIGDVTVINIMGENPSEMHDILQICVQAFLRMKRVTFTPSCMFVHQNVAESSAGDKNIEGRRRLLEKLDEMAQMAAKEENVEGITCFSDVIHFDIDTQVFYFKNLLEGDPPMAPINPSYSQNVQELKTKLLTFTARQNKCKSLSEFKCRVSDLWSALLQENFVFSFKNTVEMVAYSSLEHKYGVWSWELRKHSLSSQTKLENKIGSNLIQEVSSKTLTEEFDKVYIPLKTKIERYFKEDKNKETLIKWKATIDIRFTNLRKELIEGVMQKCQELLTAQQNRSDLDQKQSQYMDQLTKESKRLASKLKTQHATDDKMREEFDILWVDWTSDVMDRQPPEKPLNRQF; this is encoded by the exons atggctgccactACAGTTGGAATTCAGCATATTATGAGAGAAGTCAGTCAACTCTATGAGGCCATTCAAAGTTCCTCAAAAGCCAGTGGAAACATTGCATATCCAAAAATAGCAGTGAACATGCTGATTTCTGGGTATCCAATTGAACTAATGGATGGAGATGCTGCCCATGTTCCATCAGTGTGGATTAATGCTGTCCTAGATAAGCTCATCAAAACACTTGGAGACAAAAAGGTGTTTGTTCTGTCAATTCTGGGGCTTCAAAGCTCTGGAAAATCCACACTGCTGAACACTATGTTTGGCCTTCAGTTTGCTACAAGTGCTGGAAGATGTACCCGCGGAGCCTTCATGCAGCTTCTAGAAGTGGACACCAACATTAGAACTAAACTTGGATATGACTTTGTCCTCATTGTGGACACAGAGGGCCTCAGATCTCCAGAGCTCAGTACAAAGATAACACTGAACCATGACAATGAGCTTGCCACTTTCATCATTGGAATTGGTGACGTGACTGTAATCAATATCATGGGGGAGAACCCTTCTGAGATGCACGACATTCTTCAGATTTGTGTGCAGGCCTTCTTGAGAATGAAACGGGTAACATTCACACCAAGCTGCATGTTTGTGCACCAGAATGTTGCAGAATCATCAGCTGGAGATAAAAACATTGAGGGAAGGAGACGTCTCTTGGAGAAACTGGATGAAATGGCTCAGATGGCAGCAAAAGAGGAGAATGTTGAGGGAATCACTTGTTTCAGTGATGTTATACACTTTGACATTGATACTCAAGTGTTCTACTTCAAAAATCTTCTGGAGGGAGACCCTCCCATGGCTCCAATTAATCCTTCTTATAGCCAGAATGTTCAGGAGCTGAAGACCAAGCTTCTAACATTTACAGCAAGGCAAAACAAATGTAAATCCCTGTCAGAATTCAAATGTCGAGTTTCTGACCTTTGGTCAGCACTCCTGCAAGAGAACTTTGTGTTCAGCTTCAAAAACACAGTTGAAATGGTGGCATACAGTTCTTTGGAGCATAAATATGGAGTTTGGTCTTGGGAACTGAGAAAACATTCCCTGAGCAGTCAAACTAAACTTGAGAATAAAATTGGCAGCAACTTGATTCAGGAAGTGTCCTCAAAAActctgacagaagagtttgacAAAGTCTACATCCCACTGAAGACTAAAATAGAAAGGTATTTCaaagaagacaaaaacaaagagaCCCTCATAAAGTGGAAGGCTACTATTGACATACGCTTCACAAACCTAAGGAAAGAGCTAATTGAGGGAGTTATGCAAAAATGTCAGGAATTACTTACTGCCCAGCAAAACAGGTCAGATCTGGACCAGAAGCAATCCCAATACATGGATCAACTGACCAAGGAGAGTAAAAGGCTGGCATCTAAACTTAAAACACAGCATGCGACAGATGATAAAATGAGAGAGGAATTTGACATACTCTGGGTTGACTGGACAAGTGATGTGATGGATCGCCAGCCTCCTGAGAAACCACTTAAT AGACAGTTCTGA